Proteins from one Leptospira meyeri genomic window:
- a CDS encoding alpha/beta fold hydrolase, giving the protein MSERQIYNWKNHRLTYVKHKSLNPKAKETIVLIGGWCSAAGYWGLNIPFFRQFGDVIELDLVGHYPAEIFDQKKGLTLQDFLETQAQGIWASAGEKDITLVGHSTGGMAVLAIASLFPQRIKQVISIAPYVHGPVPGVLKIGVVGLRANLGSFFDFGFKIGKSLPKALQIGFSYGVYDSSAFHAREDIKQFLKDYNPQFECLNPRQILMILEMLDRTDIRPIVFGNQVPTLIMRGEEDPIIPGKDVMELERTTPHVKAVLFSECGHFVHMEKQKAAEKVMKDFLLMKKSSSTKKSFF; this is encoded by the coding sequence ATGTCAGAAAGACAAATTTATAATTGGAAAAATCATCGACTCACTTATGTGAAACACAAGTCTCTCAATCCCAAAGCCAAAGAAACAATTGTTCTCATCGGTGGTTGGTGTTCGGCAGCTGGGTATTGGGGCCTCAACATTCCTTTTTTTCGTCAGTTTGGAGATGTCATCGAACTAGACTTAGTTGGACATTATCCAGCTGAAATTTTTGATCAAAAAAAAGGACTCACCCTCCAAGACTTTTTAGAAACGCAAGCCCAAGGAATTTGGGCCTCAGCCGGAGAAAAAGACATCACCCTTGTGGGCCATTCGACAGGTGGGATGGCAGTCCTTGCAATCGCTTCTTTATTTCCGCAAAGGATCAAACAAGTCATTTCAATCGCACCTTATGTCCATGGACCTGTCCCTGGGGTTTTGAAAATTGGTGTGGTGGGCCTTCGTGCAAACTTAGGGAGTTTTTTTGACTTTGGATTTAAAATCGGGAAATCACTACCGAAAGCTCTACAAATTGGATTTTCCTACGGAGTGTATGATTCTTCTGCCTTTCATGCCCGTGAAGATATCAAACAATTCCTCAAAGACTATAACCCACAATTCGAATGTTTGAACCCAAGACAAATTCTAATGATCCTAGAGATGTTAGATAGAACCGACATTCGACCCATTGTTTTTGGGAACCAAGTCCCCACGCTGATTATGCGTGGAGAAGAAGATCCCATCATACCTGGAAAGGATGTGATGGAACTCGAAAGGACTACCCCTCATGTCAAAGCAGTTTTATTTTCAGAATGCGGACATTTTGTACATATGGAAAAACAAAAGGCTGCTGAAAAAGTGATGAAAGACTTTCTTCTAATGAAAAAATCTTCTTCTACAAAGAAGTCTTTTTTCTAA
- a CDS encoding carbon-nitrogen hydrolase family protein has product MKFKAAAVQVTSTARISNNLTKCRQLVEEAASAGAKVIGLPENFSFMGSESEKKNLLGQIEEETNAFLQETAKDLGIFLLGGGFPTKAPTGKVYNTAVITSPEGKEIFRYHKAHLFNAVVGDGFNYSESNSTESGGKVPDVIQTEYGKISSAICYDIRFPELFRSLSEKGVELCFLPAAFTVPTGEAHWHVLLRARAIENFMYVLAPGQTGIHDPHGNRKTFGHSLIISPWGEILDEIDKEEGFAIAEIDLQKLSDIRNQLPSLNHRLF; this is encoded by the coding sequence ATGAAATTTAAAGCCGCCGCAGTGCAAGTCACAAGTACAGCAAGAATCTCAAATAACCTAACTAAGTGTAGGCAACTTGTGGAAGAGGCGGCAAGTGCTGGTGCCAAAGTCATAGGCCTTCCCGAAAATTTTTCCTTTATGGGAAGTGAGTCAGAGAAAAAAAATCTCCTTGGGCAAATTGAAGAAGAGACAAATGCCTTTTTGCAAGAAACAGCAAAAGACCTGGGAATCTTTCTTCTTGGAGGTGGTTTTCCTACTAAGGCGCCAACAGGAAAGGTTTACAACACTGCTGTCATCACAAGTCCAGAAGGAAAGGAAATCTTTCGGTATCATAAGGCACATTTATTCAATGCAGTGGTGGGCGATGGATTCAATTACAGTGAGTCAAATTCTACAGAGAGTGGAGGCAAGGTTCCTGATGTCATCCAAACCGAGTACGGAAAAATTTCTTCTGCCATTTGTTACGACATTCGTTTCCCGGAACTCTTTCGTAGTCTTTCTGAGAAAGGAGTAGAGCTTTGTTTTTTGCCGGCAGCTTTCACAGTTCCTACCGGAGAAGCCCATTGGCATGTTCTCCTTCGCGCACGTGCAATTGAAAATTTTATGTATGTTTTGGCACCTGGACAAACAGGAATTCATGACCCGCATGGGAATCGTAAAACCTTTGGACATTCGCTCATCATTTCCCCTTGGGGAGAAATTTTAGATGAAATAGACAAAGAAGAAGGATTTGCTATCGCCGAAATCGACTTACAAAAGTTAAGCGATATTCGAAACCAATTACCGAGCCTAAATCATCGTCTATTTTAG
- the argB gene encoding acetylglutamate kinase, whose amino-acid sequence MNHHSEKINHILEALPYLIKYSGKTIVIKYGGAAMVEEELKASFAEDIVLLKYLGINPVVVHGGGPEINALIKSLNLNTQFIRGHRVTDEATMEVVEMVLTGKVNKQIVSLIQEKGGKPVGLSGKDGGLAVAEKYLMEVEGEDGKVQKVDLGLVGEVTEVDPNILLTLQREGFIPIISPVAMSKEGQTLNINADTMAGAIAEALHADKLILLTDTPGILINDQLVTGLKKGDIHGYIKTGQISGGMIPKVECCLRAIDSGVKRAHIIDGRVPHSVLIEILTNQGIGSLIEQG is encoded by the coding sequence ATGAACCACCATTCCGAAAAAATCAATCATATCTTGGAAGCTCTTCCCTATTTGATCAAATATTCTGGTAAAACCATTGTCATCAAGTATGGCGGGGCTGCCATGGTGGAAGAAGAATTAAAAGCGTCTTTTGCTGAAGATATTGTACTCCTCAAATATTTAGGGATCAATCCTGTCGTGGTTCATGGTGGTGGACCTGAAATCAATGCTCTAATCAAGTCACTCAACCTAAATACCCAGTTCATTCGTGGGCATAGGGTTACTGATGAAGCCACGATGGAAGTGGTGGAGATGGTTCTTACTGGAAAAGTGAACAAACAAATAGTATCTCTCATCCAAGAAAAGGGTGGAAAACCCGTTGGGCTCTCTGGAAAAGATGGTGGGCTTGCAGTTGCGGAAAAATATCTGATGGAAGTGGAAGGGGAAGACGGTAAGGTTCAAAAAGTGGATTTAGGCCTTGTGGGAGAAGTGACAGAAGTAGATCCCAATATTTTACTCACCTTACAACGTGAAGGTTTTATCCCGATCATCTCACCGGTCGCCATGTCCAAAGAAGGACAAACTTTAAATATCAATGCAGATACAATGGCTGGTGCCATTGCCGAAGCCCTTCATGCGGATAAACTCATTTTACTCACCGACACTCCTGGTATCCTCATTAACGACCAACTGGTAACGGGTCTCAAAAAAGGGGATATTCACGGGTATATAAAAACTGGACAGATCTCTGGTGGCATGATACCAAAAGTAGAATGTTGTTTGCGAGCCATTGACTCTGGAGTCAAAAGAGCCCACATCATTGACGGTCGAGTACCACATTCCGTCTTAATTGAAATTTTAACCAACCAAGGGATTGGAAGTTTGATCGAACAAGGATAG
- a CDS encoding SpoIIE family protein phosphatase produces the protein MPTKLLTLSLISDITSRINSQEDLNTLLGEIMGITRDVLQTEGSSLLLYDKENDQLVFNTTSGLKEESLAHLTVPRGKGIAGMVLETLKPEIVNDAANDPRIFKAIDQKVGYVTRNLLCVPMIAQGEVQGVLEAVNSLDNRDFNHTDIKILKYLSNLAAIAVKNRLLIDSLNLRANELNGLFQISQALANIQSSDEFMDLAVKTISEVLQVDRVSLHFEKIEKKGLPRTKSKGFSDQIHDEDVEVLLFADKADWMFKGYKIITANSPQGIQLTHKGLFQHSMILFPILKNKEWLGSLVVSDKTSRTRFDEMDIRILRTLTNQVGEAYTALQVKIQSERLKNIDRDMQVAAMIQKHSLPIIPKQYSLLEFDTYYQASREIGGDFYDMVVHGKDEVSVIIADVSGKGTPAALFMEFSKTVLQQEVSKTSSTSEALFNANQILQDKSGFLMFVTAMLVRINMTKKELTYSSAGHNLQIIYRKKHHKIQHLSGKGQPMGIGNCEFSEHTVSYLPGDLLVLYTDGVTEAMNMKEELFSEERLESVILSHINDPPEVIRQAILQKVSEFVGEAEPHDDLSLFIIRLN, from the coding sequence ATGCCTACAAAATTACTGACATTAAGTCTGATTTCAGACATAACCAGCCGCATCAATTCTCAGGAAGATTTAAATACACTTCTCGGAGAGATAATGGGGATCACTCGTGACGTTCTCCAAACCGAAGGTTCTTCCCTACTCTTATATGATAAAGAAAATGATCAGTTGGTTTTTAATACAACCAGTGGCTTAAAAGAAGAATCTCTTGCCCACCTAACTGTTCCTAGAGGGAAAGGAATTGCAGGAATGGTTTTGGAAACCCTCAAACCAGAAATAGTCAACGATGCTGCTAATGACCCTAGGATATTCAAAGCCATTGACCAAAAAGTAGGTTATGTTACTAGAAATTTACTTTGTGTTCCTATGATTGCGCAAGGAGAAGTACAAGGTGTACTCGAAGCAGTAAATTCTCTCGACAATCGTGATTTTAATCATACCGATATTAAAATTTTAAAGTATCTTTCGAACTTAGCAGCGATTGCTGTTAAAAATCGGCTACTGATTGATAGCCTCAATTTACGAGCAAACGAACTGAATGGTTTGTTCCAAATTTCCCAAGCACTTGCCAATATCCAAAGTTCAGATGAATTTATGGATCTTGCAGTCAAAACCATTTCCGAAGTTTTGCAGGTAGACCGAGTATCCCTTCACTTTGAAAAGATCGAAAAAAAAGGACTTCCCCGAACCAAATCCAAAGGCTTTTCCGATCAAATTCATGACGAAGATGTAGAAGTTTTATTATTTGCTGATAAAGCCGATTGGATGTTCAAAGGGTATAAAATCATTACAGCAAATTCTCCACAAGGAATCCAACTTACTCACAAAGGTTTATTCCAACATAGTATGATCCTATTCCCTATCTTAAAAAACAAAGAATGGTTAGGTTCTCTTGTTGTTTCTGACAAAACATCTCGTACTCGGTTCGATGAGATGGACATTCGAATTTTAAGAACACTTACCAACCAAGTAGGCGAAGCTTACACTGCCTTACAAGTTAAGATACAAAGTGAACGCTTGAAAAACATCGACCGTGATATGCAAGTGGCGGCAATGATCCAAAAACATTCGCTCCCCATCATCCCAAAACAATATTCATTATTAGAATTTGATACCTACTACCAAGCTTCAAGAGAAATTGGGGGAGACTTCTATGATATGGTGGTTCACGGAAAAGATGAAGTTTCTGTAATCATTGCCGATGTGTCTGGGAAAGGAACACCAGCTGCCCTTTTTATGGAATTTTCTAAAACGGTCTTACAACAAGAAGTTTCGAAGACTAGCTCCACAAGTGAAGCTCTCTTCAATGCCAATCAAATCTTACAAGACAAATCTGGTTTCTTAATGTTTGTCACAGCGATGCTTGTGCGAATCAATATGACAAAAAAAGAATTAACTTATTCTTCTGCTGGTCATAATTTACAAATCATCTATCGTAAAAAACACCATAAAATCCAGCATCTTTCTGGCAAAGGTCAACCAATGGGAATTGGAAATTGTGAGTTTTCTGAACATACAGTAAGTTATTTACCAGGTGATTTGCTTGTGCTTTACACAGATGGTGTCACAGAAGCCATGAATATGAAAGAAGAACTTTTTTCAGAAGAGAGGCTAGAATCGGTGATCTTATCTCATATCAACGATCCTCCAGAAGTGATCAGACAAGCTATTTTACAGAAAGTCAGTGAATTTGTGGGAGAAGCAGAGCCGCACGATGACCTTTCTCTCTTTATTATTCGTCTAAACTAA
- a CDS encoding heavy metal-binding domain-containing protein: MRIKKILFPIFIVSLFLVSCGETVHNHKDIYTCPMHPQIEMDHPGECPICGMQLVKKEDPLLESEHKNRSLQKEPDLKLSENKQSILNLDTIQVSKGTINKTINLSGQVAYDPEIFSTANEYKSIGSENEWGKEIRAGIRLRFTKLGLSEKQIQYTLSKNSNLFLTGRSNQYALLVFQVYENDLSYLKVGKFIDLVNLTETNALPKAKIVAMGNLINQDTRTLSVWCEVKDPLELFKPQMYVQGTYEIEKSNVLRIPKESILPTGKSDLVYKKTDTNHYIPKKIKLGFSSTEWVEVIEGLEENDEIVSKASFLLDSESKLKLGGDKNDQHNH, from the coding sequence TCTTGGTTTCGTGCGGTGAAACTGTTCATAATCATAAAGATATTTATACTTGTCCGATGCATCCTCAGATCGAAATGGATCACCCAGGAGAATGTCCGATATGTGGAATGCAACTGGTGAAAAAGGAAGATCCACTACTTGAATCTGAACACAAAAATCGTTCTCTACAAAAAGAACCTGATCTTAAGTTATCAGAGAATAAACAATCAATTCTTAACTTAGATACGATTCAAGTTTCGAAGGGAACAATCAATAAAACAATTAATCTCAGTGGACAAGTTGCTTATGACCCTGAGATTTTTTCAACAGCTAATGAATATAAATCCATTGGTTCGGAGAATGAATGGGGGAAAGAAATTCGTGCCGGTATTCGTTTGAGGTTCACCAAGTTGGGATTAAGTGAGAAGCAGATCCAATACACTCTTTCTAAAAACTCAAACCTTTTTTTGACTGGAAGATCCAATCAATATGCCCTATTGGTTTTCCAGGTGTATGAGAATGATCTTTCATACTTAAAAGTAGGGAAGTTCATTGATTTAGTGAACCTCACAGAAACGAATGCTCTTCCCAAGGCAAAAATTGTGGCGATGGGAAATTTGATCAATCAAGACACAAGAACTTTGTCTGTTTGGTGTGAGGTGAAAGATCCTCTGGAATTGTTTAAACCTCAGATGTATGTACAAGGTACCTATGAAATTGAAAAAAGTAATGTATTGAGAATACCAAAAGAATCCATTCTCCCAACGGGAAAATCAGATTTAGTTTATAAAAAAACCGATACAAATCATTATATTCCAAAGAAAATAAAACTTGGGTTTTCCTCCACTGAATGGGTAGAGGTGATTGAAGGTCTGGAAGAAAATGATGAAATTGTATCCAAAGCAAGTTTTCTTTTAGATTCGGAATCAAAATTAAAGTTAGGTGGAGATAAAAATGATCAGCACAATCATTAA